Proteins from a genomic interval of Dryobates pubescens isolate bDryPub1 chromosome 7, bDryPub1.pri, whole genome shotgun sequence:
- the ZIC2 gene encoding zinc finger protein ZIC 2 translates to MLLDAGPQFPALGVGTFARHHHSAAAEMQDRELSLAAQNSFVDSAAAHMGAFKLNAGAHDLSPGQSSAFTSQAPGYPAAALGPHAAHVGSYSGAPFNSTRDFLFRSRGFGDSSPAGGQHGIFGPAAGSLHHPHTDAQSHLLFPGIHDQHGPHASQNVLNGQMRLGLPGEVFARSDQYRQVSSPRTDPYSAAQLHNQYGPMNMNMGMNMAAHHHHHPGAFFRYMRQQCIKQELICKWIDPEQLNNPKKSCNKTFSTMHELVTHVSVEHVGGPEQSNHVCYWEECPREGKPFKAKYKLVNHIRVHTGEKPFPCPFPGCGKVFARSENLKIHKRTHTGEKPFQCEFEGCDRRFANSSDRKKHMHVHTSDKPYLCKMCDKSYTHPSSLRKHMKVHESSPQGSESSPAASSGYESSTPPGLVSPSAESQSTSNLSPAAAAAAAAAAAAVSAVHRGGGSGSGGGGGGGHSGLSSNFNEWYV, encoded by the exons ATGCTGCTGGACGCCGGCCCGCAGTTCCCGGCCCTCGGTGTGGGCACCTTCGCCCGGCATCACCACTCGGCCGCGGCGGAGATGCAGGAccgggagctgagcctggcagcgcAGAACAGCTTCGTGGACTCGGCGGCGGCGCACATGGGCGCCTTCAAGCTCAACGCCGGCGCTCACGACCTCTCCCCCGGGCAGAGCTCGGCGTTCACCTCGCAGGCGCCCGGCTACCCCGCCGCTGCCCTGGGGCCCCACGCGGCTCATGTCGGCTCCTACTCCGGGGCACCCTTCAACTCCACCCGGGACTTCTTGTTTCGCAGCCGTGGCTTCGGGGACTCGTCGCCGGCCGGCGGGCAGCACGGCATCTTCGGCCCTGCGGCCGGCAGCCTGCACCACCCGCACACGGACgctcagagccacctcctcTTTCCAGGCATTCACGACCAGCACGGCCCCCACGCCTCCCAAAACGTTCTCAACGGGCAGATGCGCCTGGGCTTGCCGGGGGAGGTGTTCGCCCGGTCGGATCAGTACCGCCAGGTCTCCAGCCCCAGGACTGACCCGTACTCGGCGGCTCAGCTGCACAACCAGTATGGCCCCATGAATATGAATATGGGCATGAACATGGCAGCtcatcaccaccatcacccaggtGCCTTTTTCCGCTACATGCGGCAGCAGTGCATCAAGCAAGAGCTCATCTGCAAATGGATCGACCCTGAGCAgctgaacaacccaaaaaaaagtTGCAATAAAACTTTCAGCACCATGCACGAGTTGGTCACCCACGTCTCTGTGGAGCATGTTGGGGGACCCGAGCAGAGCAACCATGTCTGCTACTGGGAGGAGTGTCCCCGGGAAGGCAAGCCCTTCAAAGCGAAATACAAACTGGTCAATCATATCCGAGTGCACACGGGAGAGAaacccttcccctgccctttcCCCGGCTGCGGAAAAGTTTTCGCCAGATCAGAAAACCTCAAAATTCACAAAAGGACGCATACAG GGGAGAAGCCCTTTCAGTGCGAGTTTGAAGGCTGCGACCGGCGCTTCGCCAACAGCAGCGACCGCAAGAAGCACATGCACGTCCACACCTCGGACAAGCCCTACCTGTGCAAGATGTGCGACAAGTCCTacacccaccccagctccctgcggAAGCACATGAAG GTGCACGAGTCGTCCCCGCAAGGCTCCGAATCCTCCCCAGCCGCCAGCTCCGGCTACGAGTCCTCCACCCCCCCGGGGCTGGTGTCCCCCAGCGCCGAGTCGCAGAGCACCAGCAACCTCTCCCCGGctgcggcggcagcggcggcggcagcggcggcggctgtGTCCGCCGTGCACCGGGGAGGTGGCAGCGGCAGCGgtggaggcggcggcggcggccacAGCGGCCTCTCCTCCAACTTCAACGAGTGGTACGTGTAA
- the ZIC5 gene encoding LOW QUALITY PROTEIN: zinc finger protein ZIC 5 (The sequence of the model RefSeq protein was modified relative to this genomic sequence to represent the inferred CDS: inserted 3 bases in 2 codons), with protein MFLKAGRGKKITTASVDGLGCVVMEPPLSKRNPTLRLADLAASQPQPHQNMTGFPGLGNHHVHPHHAAHLHPGDAGGDPGGALTPLGPEHMAQPSALKLTPEALTAAAAAFAXHPPPPPLPPPLLPPPPLPQPPPPXAPPAVLPGYPSGGGAAGRDFLLRRELPAAAAVHGALGEQHPPASSPHLPHPPPHGVFISAAGTYGAPDGAHAAFPPPGEQGAPAGRHPPLNGQMRLGLAAAAAGEFYGRAEAHYGAAAASSSALQGYGSVNLNLAAAAAAGHGHPHHPHHHHHHHHHAHVGAAAAGAFLRYMRQPIKQELICKWIDREPPPPPPPGNRKPCSKTFSTMQELVSHVTVEHVGGPEQNSHVCYWEECPREGKPFKAKYKLINHIRVHTGEKPFPCPFPGCGKVFARSENLKIHKRTHTGEKPFKCEFDGCERKFANSSDRKKHSHVHTSDKPYYCKIRGCDKSYTHPSSLRKHMKIHCKSPTPSPPPGSQGYPAAGTPDGPLPPEADPASEPPRGRAAALSPPVTNLSEWYVCQAGGAPRRPRTPASRDTSPASEEDEPHRTSGGRTAS; from the exons ATGTTTTTGAAGGCgggtagagggaaaaaaataacaacagcgAGCGTAGATGGGCTTGGCTGTGTCGTTATGGAGCCCCCTTTGAGCAAGAGGAACCCGACACTGAGATTAGCGGATTTGGCAGCGTCTCAGCCCCAACCTCACCAGAACATGACAGGCTTCCCGGGGCTGGGGAACCACCACGTCCACCCCCACCACGCGGCCCACCTCCACCCCGGGGACGCGGGCGGCGACCCCGGCGGTGCCCTTACGCCGCTCGGACCCGAGCACATGGCGCAGCCCTCCGCCCTCAAGCTCACGCCCGAGGCGctcaccgccgccgccgccgccttcgC GCACCCGCCGCCACCACCGCTGCCGCCGCcactgctgccgccgccgccactaccgcagccgccgccgc aCGCGCCGCCCGCCGTCCTCCCGGGCTACCCGTCGGGTGGGGGGGCGGCAGGCAGGGACTTCCTCCTGCGGCGGGAgctgcccgccgccgccgccgtgcACGGGGCGCTGGGCGAGCAGCACCCGCCTGCCAGCTcccctcacctccctcacccgCCGCCCCACGGCGTCTTCATCTCGGCCGCTGGCACCTACGGTGCGCCCGACGGCGCGCACGCCGCCTTTCCGCCGCCGGGTGAGCAGGGTGCTCCCGCCGGCCGCCACCCGCCGCTTAACGGGCAGATGCGCCTGGGGCTGGCGGCGGCCGCCGCCGGGGAGTTCTACGGACGCGCCGAGGCGCACTATGGAGccgctgctgcctcctcctcggCGCTGCAGGGCTACGGCTCAGTCAACCTCAACCtggcagcagcggcggcagccGGCCACGGGCATCCGCAccatccccaccaccaccaccatcaccaccaccatgcccacgtcggggcggcggcggccggggccTTTCTGCGGTACATGAGGCAGCCCATAAAGCAAGAGCTGATCTGCAAGTGGATCGACCGCGAGCCGcctccgccgccgccaccgGGCAATAGGAAACCTTGCTCCAAAACCTTCAGCACGATGCAGGAGCTGGTGAGCCATGTCACCGTGGAGCACGTCGGTGGGCCCGAGCAGAACAGCCACGTGTGTTACTGGGAGGAGTGTCCCCGGGAAGGCAAGCCCTTCAAAGCGAAATACAAACTCATCAACCACATCCGAGTGCACACGGGAGAGAAGCcctttccctgccccttccccggCTGCGGGAAGGTCTTCGCCCGTTCAGAAAATCTCAAGATCCACAAGCGGACTCATACAG GGGAGAAGCCCTTCAAGTGCGAGTTCGACGGCTGCGAGAGGAAGTTCGCCAACAGCAGCGACCGCAAGAAGCACTCTCATGTCCATACCTCCGACAAGCCCTACTACTGCAAGATCCGCGGCTGCGACAAGTCCTacacccaccccagctccctgcggAAGCACATGAAGATCCACTGCAAGTCCCCGACGCCCTCTCCACCTCCAGGCTCCCAGGGCTACCCGGCGGCCGGGACCCCCGAcggccccctgccccccgaGGCCGacccagcctctgagccacccCGCGGCCGCGCCGCAGCCCTATCCCCACCCGTCACCAACCTCAGCGAGTGGTATGTCTGCCAGGCCGGGGGTGCTCCCCGCCGGCCCCGTACCCCCGCCAGCCGCgacacctccccagcctccgAGGAGGACGAGCCCCACAGGACCTCGGGGGGCAGAACAGCTTCCTAG